From a single Leptospira levettii genomic region:
- a CDS encoding cation:proton antiporter encodes MHGEESLLQDIGLSIIFATVLSHIARILKQPLILGYIIGGAMLGKEMGFELVTNEASIELISEIGLILLLFIIGLEINLAELAKMGKAMFTLGILQFTLSVAFVYSVFPFFGLSIGSEKFDLLYIAVALSLSSTLIVVKLLQDKVEINTLSGKLTVGVLVFQDIWAILFMGVQPNLNNPEILKILTSVGIIVLLIAFSFSVSRYVLAKLYKACASSPELILLTSIMWCFLVCGIAGEAGLSKEMGALVAGMSIAAFPYGADVISKLIGIRDFFVTLFFVALGLKVPLPSLEVIGLSAAIITLMLFVRMITIAPVIIKLNKGVRNGFLTALNLAQISEFSLVILALGAGFEHITPKLQAVILTSTIIASVLSTYIIMFNHNIAATFERLLARVGISDQTEDASKEEKAGHGGHGGHGDGMVRDIIVLGYFRIARAFVEYLEDLSPSLIKRIIIADYNPAFKDELTNKGFQWAYADLAHPDSLSHIGLHDASMVICTISDSFLKGTNNNRLLSTLSKLAPNAKIILTSDEPGEAKKLVADGAQKVIIPGVITGEFLYEYISRGMRNNN; translated from the coding sequence ATGCACGGGGAAGAGTCACTTTTACAAGACATTGGTCTCAGTATTATATTTGCTACAGTTTTAAGTCATATTGCTCGTATTCTCAAACAGCCGTTAATCTTAGGATATATCATCGGTGGTGCTATGCTTGGGAAAGAGATGGGATTTGAACTTGTTACCAACGAAGCAAGTATCGAACTCATTTCCGAAATCGGACTCATCTTACTTCTTTTCATCATTGGTCTTGAGATCAATCTTGCGGAACTCGCCAAAATGGGAAAGGCGATGTTCACACTCGGTATCTTACAATTTACTTTATCTGTTGCTTTTGTGTATTCTGTATTTCCATTTTTCGGGCTTTCCATTGGTTCTGAAAAATTTGACCTTCTATACATTGCAGTTGCCCTCTCCCTTAGTTCCACATTAATCGTTGTTAAATTATTACAAGACAAGGTAGAGATCAACACTCTCTCTGGTAAATTAACCGTTGGGGTTTTGGTTTTCCAAGACATATGGGCCATTTTGTTTATGGGTGTACAACCCAACCTAAACAATCCAGAGATATTAAAAATTCTAACCTCAGTTGGAATTATTGTACTCCTGATTGCTTTTAGCTTTAGTGTTAGCCGTTACGTATTGGCCAAATTATACAAAGCATGTGCTAGTAGCCCTGAACTGATTCTCTTGACCTCCATTATGTGGTGTTTTTTGGTTTGTGGGATCGCTGGAGAAGCGGGTCTTTCCAAAGAGATGGGTGCACTTGTTGCAGGTATGAGTATTGCTGCTTTTCCTTACGGTGCCGATGTTATCTCTAAACTGATTGGTATCCGAGATTTTTTTGTGACCCTCTTTTTTGTGGCACTTGGTCTAAAAGTACCTCTTCCTAGTTTAGAGGTGATTGGGCTCTCTGCTGCGATTATCACTCTTATGTTATTTGTAAGGATGATTACCATTGCCCCTGTTATCATCAAACTCAACAAAGGGGTTCGAAACGGTTTTTTAACTGCACTCAACCTTGCTCAAATTTCCGAATTTTCGCTCGTAATCTTAGCGTTAGGTGCTGGTTTCGAACACATCACTCCGAAATTACAAGCAGTCATTTTAACTTCAACCATCATTGCATCTGTTCTATCTACTTATATCATTATGTTTAACCATAATATTGCCGCAACTTTCGAACGTTTACTCGCTCGAGTGGGAATCTCTGACCAAACCGAAGACGCAAGTAAAGAAGAGAAAGCCGGTCATGGTGGACACGGTGGTCATGGAGACGGAATGGTGCGAGACATCATAGTCCTTGGATACTTTCGGATTGCACGTGCCTTCGTGGAATACTTAGAGGACTTATCACCTTCCCTCATCAAACGGATCATCATCGCAGATTACAATCCAGCTTTCAAAGACGAACTCACAAACAAAGGGTTCCAATGGGCATATGCAGACCTTGCTCATCCCGATTCCTTATCCCATATCGGGCTTCATGATGCTTCGATGGTCATTTGTACCATCTCTGATTCATTTCTCAAAGGAACAAATAACAACCGTTTGCTTTCCACTCTTAGCAAATTAGCACCAAATGCAAAAATCATTTTGACAAGTGATGAACCTGGTGAAGCTAAAAAATTAGTCGCTGATGGTGCACAAAAAGTCATCATCCCAGGTGTGATCACTGGTGAATTTTTATATGAATACATTTCGCGAGGGATGCGAAATAACAACTAA
- a CDS encoding DUF1003 domain-containing protein — protein MCQKSFRENQLISAIGIGHEIVELIHSDFPGWNEQSKICKNDFNLFRMKYITNLVEEEKGNIENLEREVIKSINDNEILTIDTSLKTEAITLGEKISDKVASFGGSWKFIIAFFSVLILWILGNSFYLYFNAFDPYPFILLNLILSCVAAIQAPIIMMSQNRQEVKDRIRSENDYKINLKSEIEIRTLHEKVDHLLLDQWSKMMKIQAIQIEILSEIRSKIR, from the coding sequence GTGTGTCAAAAATCATTCCGAGAAAATCAATTGATCAGCGCCATTGGAATTGGTCACGAAATAGTAGAATTGATTCATTCTGATTTTCCAGGTTGGAATGAACAAAGTAAAATTTGTAAAAATGATTTTAATCTATTTCGAATGAAGTATATTACCAATTTGGTTGAAGAAGAAAAAGGTAATATTGAAAATCTAGAAAGAGAAGTTATCAAAAGTATTAATGATAACGAAATTTTGACTATAGATACCTCGTTAAAAACGGAAGCAATCACATTGGGTGAAAAAATTTCAGACAAAGTTGCATCCTTTGGCGGAAGTTGGAAATTTATTATCGCTTTTTTTTCTGTCTTAATCCTTTGGATTTTGGGAAATAGTTTTTATCTTTATTTCAATGCCTTTGACCCATATCCATTTATACTTTTAAATTTAATATTATCTTGCGTTGCAGCCATACAAGCACCCATCATTATGATGAGTCAAAACAGACAAGAAGTTAAAGATAGAATTCGTTCAGAGAACGATTACAAAATTAATCTAAAATCTGAAATTGAAATCAGAACCTTACATGAAAAAGTGGATCATCTTTTACTGGACCAATGGTCTAAAATGATGAAAATCCAAGCGATTCAAATCGAAATTCTCAGCGAAATTCGAAGTAAAATCAGATAA
- the kdsB gene encoding 3-deoxy-manno-octulosonate cytidylyltransferase, with protein sequence MSDQILGVIPARYASTRFPGKPLALIGTKPMIQWTYTHASKSKSFHRLVVATDDKRIHDVVIGFGGESVLTSPDHPTGTDRIIEVATKYPNYGIIVNIQGDEPAMETDLIDGVVDLKSKHRNWEMTTAAVPFSPSEDPKDPNKVKVVFDKNARANYFSRSPIPASFKVEAKYHRHLGIYAYERDFLMSYNQLPSSDWEMFESLEQLRALQNGGTIGVFLAEKANLGVDSPSDLEVVIREFQEKGLI encoded by the coding sequence ATGTCCGACCAAATCCTTGGTGTGATCCCCGCGCGTTACGCGAGCACACGATTTCCTGGCAAACCACTGGCCCTCATTGGTACAAAACCAATGATCCAGTGGACTTATACCCATGCATCAAAGTCAAAGTCTTTCCACCGTTTGGTGGTAGCAACAGATGACAAAAGAATCCATGATGTTGTGATAGGATTTGGAGGTGAGTCTGTTCTCACAAGCCCAGACCATCCGACAGGAACTGATCGTATCATTGAAGTCGCAACTAAATACCCCAATTATGGAATCATCGTAAATATCCAAGGGGATGAACCTGCGATGGAAACAGACCTCATTGATGGTGTGGTGGATTTAAAATCCAAACACCGCAATTGGGAAATGACTACTGCCGCTGTTCCTTTTTCTCCTTCAGAAGATCCTAAAGACCCTAATAAGGTGAAGGTGGTTTTCGACAAAAATGCAAGAGCCAATTATTTTTCCCGTTCTCCCATCCCTGCTTCCTTTAAAGTTGAAGCCAAATACCATCGTCATCTAGGCATCTATGCCTATGAACGTGATTTTCTAATGTCCTATAACCAATTACCTTCTTCTGATTGGGAAATGTTTGAATCCTTGGAACAACTCCGAGCCTTACAAAATGGTGGAACCATTGGGGTGTTTCTTGCAGAGAAAGCAAATTTGGGTGTGGATTCTCCTTCTGACTTGGAAGTAGTGATTAGAGAGTTCCAAGAAAAAGGTCTGATTTAG
- a CDS encoding flagellar basal body-associated FliL family protein codes for MGDREVDEEEGGLAEGSSASAGMSPIVKWLLYIAAAIFGIIIVTVISMFVAQKTATSVFKQQKNISLVKAPPPLEVYTFQEEFRVNTSDVGESHFVKLKMSLGFESGQPALSAELAARVAQMQNIINLVIARKTKDDLKSITNQLDLREEIKAHLNHILTNGKIKEVYFTEFLVN; via the coding sequence ATGGGTGACCGTGAAGTAGATGAAGAAGAAGGTGGGTTAGCCGAAGGTAGTTCCGCCTCTGCTGGGATGTCCCCCATTGTCAAATGGTTATTGTACATCGCCGCGGCCATTTTTGGAATTATCATTGTAACCGTAATATCGATGTTTGTTGCTCAAAAAACAGCAACAAGTGTGTTCAAACAACAAAAGAATATCTCACTTGTGAAAGCTCCACCTCCTTTGGAAGTTTACACATTTCAGGAAGAGTTCCGAGTGAATACTTCTGATGTTGGAGAGTCACACTTTGTGAAGTTGAAAATGTCTCTTGGATTTGAATCAGGCCAACCAGCACTATCTGCAGAACTTGCGGCACGTGTGGCTCAAATGCAGAACATCATCAACTTGGTGATTGCTCGTAAAACAAAAGATGATCTAAAATCCATAACGAATCAATTGGATTTACGTGAGGAAATCAAAGCCCACTTAAATCACATTTTGACGAATGGAAAAATCAAAGAGGTTTACTTTACCGAGTTCTTGGTAAACTAG
- the motB gene encoding flagellar motor protein MotB, producing MASKKEKCPECIQKVPEFMATYGDMVTLLLCFFILLYTTGKTDAKEMQIILSAFKSTTGFFTGGQTLSKGSLEEMGMQIESLPSQVVGRNLSKSKKDAQEVFKPEVEAGKVRISENERGLVISLVGADYFYPGSAILTPAIRETLRKAAGLIKGLERFVRVEGHSDDDAVNPVSRPGREEREYINNWDLAGARAVNATVFMINAEEIEPSWFQAVSFGSYRPLVLENEGTPEAKAFNRRVDIIILTEKSTKRGPGESKYGLPDTRLPNTETNVEGEF from the coding sequence ATGGCTTCCAAAAAAGAAAAATGCCCTGAGTGTATCCAAAAAGTTCCCGAGTTCATGGCAACTTACGGGGACATGGTGACACTTCTCCTTTGTTTCTTTATTCTTTTGTATACAACAGGGAAAACGGATGCAAAGGAAATGCAAATCATTCTCTCGGCATTTAAATCCACCACAGGATTTTTCACAGGTGGACAAACATTATCAAAAGGTTCATTGGAAGAGATGGGAATGCAAATTGAGTCTCTTCCTTCTCAAGTGGTTGGTCGTAACCTATCCAAATCTAAAAAAGATGCACAAGAAGTATTCAAACCAGAGGTAGAAGCTGGAAAGGTGCGGATTTCGGAAAACGAGAGAGGCCTTGTGATTTCTCTCGTGGGTGCTGATTATTTTTATCCAGGTTCAGCGATTCTAACACCTGCTATTCGAGAGACTTTAAGAAAAGCAGCGGGCCTTATCAAAGGACTCGAACGATTTGTGCGTGTGGAAGGGCATAGTGATGATGATGCTGTGAATCCAGTAAGTCGTCCTGGCCGTGAAGAAAGAGAATATATCAATAACTGGGATTTGGCGGGAGCGAGAGCTGTGAACGCTACTGTCTTTATGATCAATGCTGAAGAAATTGAGCCTAGTTGGTTCCAAGCAGTGAGCTTTGGATCCTACAGACCTCTTGTGTTGGAAAATGAAGGTACACCAGAAGCAAAGGCTTTTAACAGAAGAGTGGATATCATCATTTTAACTGAGAAGTCTACAAAACGAGGACCAGGGGAAAGTAAATACGGACTACCTGACACTCGTTTGCCAAACACTGAAACAAATGTAGAAGGAGAATTTTAA
- a CDS encoding motility protein A: MDIATVIGLALGAALMLLGVVSGGLALTDLIDIPSVMITFGGAAAATIISFPWTSTIGVGAVTKKAFQNPPSDLPGLITTLVSFSEKARREGLLALEDDINELPEEFLKKGIQLVVDGTDPELVRNIMETEIGNTASRHAYGRGWWDAYAGFAPGFGMLGTLVGLVGMLKNLGGGDASAIGQGMATALITTLYGSLAQNLFAAPVVRKLTRRSEDELVIKQVMVEGTLSIQSGDNPRIVKEKLASFLTPAERVALKDDGD, from the coding sequence ATGGATATAGCTACAGTCATTGGTTTGGCCCTAGGAGCGGCCTTGATGTTATTAGGGGTGGTTTCAGGGGGTCTTGCATTAACAGACCTTATCGATATTCCCTCGGTAATGATTACATTTGGTGGAGCTGCTGCTGCCACGATCATTTCATTTCCTTGGACATCCACCATTGGTGTGGGTGCGGTGACCAAAAAAGCCTTCCAAAATCCACCTTCAGATTTACCTGGTCTCATCACGACACTCGTTAGTTTCTCTGAAAAAGCACGTCGCGAAGGTTTACTTGCCTTAGAAGATGATATCAACGAATTACCGGAAGAATTTTTAAAGAAAGGAATCCAACTTGTTGTGGATGGAACGGATCCCGAACTTGTCCGAAACATTATGGAAACCGAAATTGGAAACACTGCATCACGCCATGCGTATGGTCGTGGTTGGTGGGATGCTTACGCTGGTTTTGCGCCAGGGTTCGGAATGCTTGGGACCCTTGTGGGTCTTGTGGGGATGTTAAAGAACTTAGGTGGTGGGGATGCGAGTGCCATTGGACAAGGTATGGCGACAGCTCTTATTACAACATTATACGGATCTCTTGCACAGAACTTATTTGCAGCGCCAGTCGTGAGAAAGTTAACACGTAGATCAGAAGATGAACTTGTGATCAAACAAGTAATGGTAGAAGGTACACTATCAATCCAATCAGGTGATAACCCAAGGATTGTAAAAGAGAAACTTGCGAGTTTCTTAACACCAGCTGAACGTGTTGCCTTAAAAGATGATGGAGATTAA
- a CDS encoding flagellar FlbD family protein: MVILHRLKGAEFVLNADLIETIEANPDTIITLVNEKKFIVQESVADVVEKVITYQTRIHNLPRVSDRRPEET; the protein is encoded by the coding sequence TTGGTCATTTTACACCGACTCAAAGGGGCTGAATTTGTTCTCAATGCAGATTTGATTGAGACAATTGAAGCCAATCCAGATACGATCATCACTCTTGTGAATGAAAAGAAATTCATTGTACAGGAGTCTGTTGCGGACGTTGTGGAAAAGGTAATCACTTACCAAACAAGAATCCACAACTTACCTCGAGTGAGTGATAGAAGGCCTGAGGAAACATAA
- a CDS encoding glycosyltransferase — protein sequence MKVAIIHDWLTGMRGGEVVLDSMLKAYPEADLFSLFYSKGKLNARIENRKITTAFTNNLPFKEKYYRYYLPLFPTAIETLDLKGYDVVISSSHCVAKGVIPHPDTFHLSYVHSPMRYVWDMYYDYFPARKGFKFFLLQSIANYLRTWDAASANRVDYFTCNSHFVGRRIQKYYRRDYKIIYPPCLPQDFRVHDNSKDDYYLMVSAFAPYKKIDLAIEAFRENGKPLILVGGGQEEGKLTKNLPKNILWKKGLPRQEVVELYKKARGFIFPGMEDFGITPVESQAYATPVIAYGKGGALESVKDGKTGVFFEEQTVKSLNDAIKRAEKIQFKRWDFQNSINRFTEEKFVSEIRKVVDRHK from the coding sequence ATGAAAGTTGCAATTATACATGACTGGCTCACTGGAATGCGAGGAGGAGAAGTTGTCCTCGACAGTATGTTAAAGGCCTATCCAGAAGCAGATTTGTTTAGTCTTTTTTACTCAAAAGGCAAACTCAATGCAAGAATTGAAAATCGAAAGATCACAACAGCCTTCACCAACAATTTACCTTTCAAAGAAAAGTACTATCGATACTATTTGCCATTATTTCCAACTGCGATTGAAACATTGGACCTAAAAGGGTATGATGTTGTGATCAGTTCTTCTCACTGTGTTGCCAAAGGGGTCATCCCTCACCCCGACACGTTTCATTTGAGTTATGTTCATAGTCCTATGCGTTATGTTTGGGATATGTATTATGATTATTTCCCGGCAAGGAAGGGTTTTAAATTTTTCCTCTTACAATCCATAGCCAATTACCTACGAACTTGGGATGCTGCCTCTGCCAATCGTGTGGATTATTTTACATGTAACTCGCATTTTGTGGGAAGAAGGATTCAAAAGTATTACCGACGAGATTATAAAATCATTTATCCTCCATGTTTGCCCCAAGACTTTCGAGTGCATGATAATTCTAAAGATGATTATTATCTGATGGTTTCGGCCTTTGCTCCTTATAAAAAAATTGACTTAGCCATTGAAGCTTTCCGAGAAAATGGAAAACCACTCATCCTTGTGGGTGGGGGCCAAGAAGAAGGGAAACTCACAAAAAATCTTCCTAAAAACATCCTTTGGAAAAAAGGGTTACCTCGCCAGGAAGTGGTTGAACTTTACAAAAAGGCACGAGGGTTTATTTTTCCAGGGATGGAAGACTTTGGGATCACACCTGTGGAATCCCAAGCCTATGCCACACCCGTCATCGCCTATGGCAAAGGTGGGGCTCTCGAGTCGGTAAAAGATGGCAAAACAGGTGTCTTTTTTGAAGAACAGACCGTAAAATCCTTAAACGACGCCATCAAACGGGCAGAAAAAATCCAATTCAAACGATGGGATTTCCAAAATTCCATCAATCGATTCACGGAAGAAAAATTCGTAAGCGAAATTCGAAAGGTAGTCGATAGACATAAATAG
- a CDS encoding MlaD family protein, with protein MKSKKLNNETITGIIFFSILVFAFFTTVIEPDRPTKKYPYRLSLFYSRIDGIKEGTEVRILGIQKGYVAHIDSRPLMDVPDRRFLDHNMDHAIELHIALEDPLTLWDNYEVDFQTVTLFSGRIININPGSSDGKRAFFKPTFREGEKSPDYLPSARYFDDFFKATSATMEENRSDLRQITLDFRSITDKLNQTEGTIPKIIGSTEMYDELLATIKDAEAIGKEGRRYMESSRNLENTMPIPFLITASYYGRTTPITGRRIGPQE; from the coding sequence GTGAAATCAAAAAAATTAAATAACGAAACCATCACTGGTATCATTTTTTTTTCGATTTTAGTTTTTGCATTTTTTACGACTGTCATAGAGCCAGACAGACCCACTAAAAAATACCCTTACCGACTTTCGTTATTTTATTCACGTATCGATGGGATCAAAGAAGGGACAGAAGTAAGAATTCTCGGGATCCAAAAAGGGTATGTTGCTCATATTGACTCAAGGCCACTCATGGATGTTCCTGATAGACGGTTCCTTGACCATAACATGGATCATGCGATCGAATTACACATTGCACTCGAGGACCCACTTACCCTTTGGGATAATTATGAAGTGGATTTCCAAACAGTGACATTATTTTCAGGAAGGATCATCAATATCAACCCAGGTAGTTCCGATGGGAAACGTGCCTTTTTTAAACCCACATTTCGTGAAGGGGAAAAATCTCCTGATTACTTACCATCTGCCAGGTATTTCGATGATTTTTTCAAAGCAACTTCTGCCACGATGGAAGAAAATCGTTCTGACCTAAGACAAATCACATTGGATTTTCGGTCCATCACCGATAAATTAAACCAAACAGAAGGTACAATTCCCAAAATCATTGGGAGTACTGAGATGTATGATGAACTTCTTGCGACGATTAAAGACGCAGAAGCCATCGGCAAAGAAGGAAGAAGGTACATGGAGAGTTCTCGAAATTTGGAGAACACCATGCCGATACCATTTTTAATAACAGCTTCGTATTACGGCCGTACAACGCCAATTACGGGAAGAAGGATTGGACCACAAGAATAA
- a CDS encoding zinc-binding dehydrogenase: MASRFSVSEWDEMKAVTILKYDEIEPQLELREKEIPTPKENEVRIKIHLSPINPSDLMFIRGLYGFKKKAPVSAGFEASGTVDAVGSAIKTLKVGMAVSCVAPQNDGSWAEYMITTEDNCLPLVDGVTLDEGSSFFVNPMTAWAMVSRCQKEGHQAMIQTAAASALGKMVVRLCKEKGIPLINIVRKKEQEDTLTEIGAEHILNSSSPNYQKDLFKLSKKLNATYAIDAVAGETAQSLVECMPYGAKIVCYGALSEKPFSVNSGIILFQNKKIEGFWLSSWIYEIGLEEFQKQAKEAQKYLKTVFQTKINKRFKFEEYKEGLEFYKQHMTEGKVVFGP; the protein is encoded by the coding sequence TTGGCAAGCAGATTTTCCGTGAGTGAATGGGATGAGATGAAAGCAGTTACCATCCTCAAATACGATGAAATCGAACCACAATTGGAACTCCGTGAAAAAGAAATTCCAACACCGAAAGAAAACGAAGTCAGGATCAAAATCCACCTTTCTCCCATCAATCCATCGGATTTGATGTTCATTCGTGGTTTGTATGGATTCAAAAAAAAAGCTCCTGTCTCAGCAGGATTTGAAGCCAGTGGAACCGTCGATGCGGTCGGAAGTGCCATCAAAACATTAAAAGTGGGAATGGCAGTATCCTGCGTGGCTCCTCAAAATGATGGATCTTGGGCTGAGTATATGATCACAACGGAAGACAACTGTTTACCGTTAGTGGATGGTGTCACTCTCGATGAAGGATCTAGTTTTTTTGTAAACCCAATGACAGCTTGGGCGATGGTATCGCGATGCCAAAAAGAAGGACACCAAGCAATGATCCAAACTGCTGCTGCAAGTGCCCTTGGTAAAATGGTAGTTCGCCTTTGCAAAGAGAAAGGAATTCCACTCATCAATATTGTGCGAAAAAAAGAACAAGAAGATACCTTAACTGAAATTGGTGCAGAACATATTTTAAATTCCAGTTCACCTAATTACCAAAAAGACTTATTCAAACTTTCTAAAAAACTCAATGCAACGTATGCCATCGATGCAGTCGCTGGGGAAACAGCACAATCCTTAGTAGAATGTATGCCTTATGGTGCAAAAATAGTTTGTTATGGTGCTTTGTCTGAAAAACCTTTTTCGGTGAACTCAGGGATCATCCTTTTCCAAAACAAAAAAATTGAAGGTTTTTGGCTGTCTTCATGGATTTATGAAATTGGTTTGGAAGAGTTTCAAAAACAAGCAAAAGAAGCTCAAAAATACTTAAAGACTGTTTTCCAAACCAAAATCAACAAACGATTTAAGTTTGAAGAATACAAAGAAGGTTTAGAATTTTATAAACAACATATGACCGAAGGGAAGGTAGTGTTTGGTCCGTAA
- a CDS encoding LEA type 2 family protein, which yields MVRNVVKQFGICFFISLVFINCISDTKKNLESLKACKFDLVDVRVELKPNPSFPLLPLLDLYPQVSVTNPNPTKVNIYEFDLDIELVTNQGKEYIGKLQNQTPVEVEPNSETLVVLKLVPEQKGSLLPKLLLLAKQLGEAAKKGEEAEFEIYGTVQIDSVFGKLPVPVREVSRIKLKR from the coding sequence TTGGTCCGTAACGTTGTAAAACAATTTGGAATCTGTTTTTTTATATCATTGGTATTCATCAATTGTATCAGTGATACCAAAAAAAATTTAGAAAGTCTAAAGGCGTGTAAGTTTGATTTGGTGGACGTTCGTGTCGAATTGAAACCAAATCCTAGTTTTCCTTTGTTACCACTTCTTGATTTGTACCCCCAAGTTTCTGTTACCAATCCAAATCCAACTAAAGTCAACATTTACGAATTTGATTTGGATATCGAACTCGTAACAAACCAAGGCAAAGAATACATTGGAAAACTACAAAACCAAACTCCTGTGGAAGTAGAACCAAATTCGGAAACACTTGTCGTTTTAAAACTTGTTCCCGAACAAAAAGGTTCTCTCCTTCCCAAATTACTTTTGTTAGCAAAACAATTGGGAGAGGCTGCAAAAAAAGGGGAAGAAGCAGAGTTTGAAATTTATGGAACCGTACAAATTGATAGTGTATTTGGAAAATTACCAGTCCCTGTTCGGGAAGTATCTCGGATCAAACTGAAACGATGA
- a CDS encoding LIC13255 family lipoprotein yields the protein MNQKLLSIFLFANITCVFSGCIQHRDDLFYSAQEGNQKIFEKYTLKNSACGSNKLPGALALGRVKIDDANLCFRAIELTTCPAWNTEGYTPDSCKAIGTSFR from the coding sequence ATGAACCAAAAACTTCTCTCTATTTTTCTCTTCGCTAACATCACTTGTGTATTCTCTGGTTGTATCCAACATCGAGATGATTTGTTTTATTCTGCGCAAGAAGGGAACCAAAAGATTTTTGAAAAGTATACTTTAAAAAACTCGGCATGTGGTTCGAATAAATTACCTGGTGCACTGGCTTTAGGCAGAGTCAAAATCGACGATGCAAATCTTTGTTTTCGGGCCATCGAACTCACAACTTGCCCTGCTTGGAATACCGAAGGGTACACACCAGATTCTTGTAAGGCGATTGGAACCAGTTTTCGTTAA
- a CDS encoding acyl-CoA desaturase: protein MNSASSSVEPVVKEQAPLLFLVLFFLVQATVLTVFTVPFSWTLVWVAVGSYFLRMFGITGAYHRYFSHASFKTSRVFQFVLAWIGSMAMQKGALWWAAHHRNHHKYSDTEKDIHSPSRKGFWYSHMFWFLRDDYNDYEAKLIPDFYKYPELRWLDRNHWIPPLSYAILLYAVGGWAWLVYGYAVSTFILGHATWTINSLSHVYGSVRYDSRDTSKNNVWLALLTMGEGWHNNHHYYCSSVNQGFYWYEIDITYYILKVLSWFGIVWDLKKPPKKVIEEGIQRDRLKKEEMANVRKQKQEIKSKKKVEVLST from the coding sequence ATGAATTCTGCATCTTCTTCGGTGGAACCTGTTGTCAAAGAACAGGCACCTTTACTTTTCCTCGTTTTATTTTTTCTTGTCCAAGCGACTGTCTTAACGGTATTTACCGTCCCCTTTTCCTGGACTCTGGTTTGGGTTGCGGTTGGTTCTTATTTCCTTCGTATGTTTGGAATCACAGGTGCTTACCATCGTTACTTTTCCCATGCATCATTTAAGACTTCGCGGGTTTTCCAATTTGTCCTTGCTTGGATCGGATCCATGGCAATGCAAAAAGGTGCTCTATGGTGGGCAGCTCACCACAGAAACCACCATAAATATTCTGATACGGAAAAAGACATCCATTCCCCAAGCCGAAAGGGGTTTTGGTATTCTCATATGTTCTGGTTTCTAAGAGATGATTATAATGATTATGAAGCGAAATTAATTCCTGATTTTTATAAATACCCAGAATTACGTTGGCTTGATCGGAACCACTGGATCCCTCCTCTTTCCTATGCAATTCTATTGTATGCGGTTGGTGGTTGGGCTTGGCTTGTGTATGGTTATGCTGTATCCACTTTTATCCTTGGCCATGCCACATGGACTATCAATTCCCTTTCTCATGTGTATGGGTCGGTTCGTTATGATTCTAGAGACACAAGTAAAAACAATGTTTGGTTAGCACTACTCACAATGGGTGAAGGTTGGCACAACAACCACCATTACTACTGTTCGTCGGTGAACCAAGGTTTTTATTGGTATGAAATTGATATCACTTATTACATTCTAAAAGTATTAAGTTGGTTTGGGATTGTTTGGGACTTAAAAAAGCCACCTAAAAAAGTGATTGAAGAAGGCATTCAAAGAGACCGTCTTAAAAAAGAAGAAATGGCAAATGTTCGGAAACAAAAACAAGAAATCAAAAGCAAAAAGAAAGTAGAGGTACTTTCAACATAA